One genomic segment of Bradyrhizobium diazoefficiens includes these proteins:
- a CDS encoding serine hydrolase domain-containing protein, whose protein sequence is MTRRRKILLLSTAIACTGLAFGAARARDVPKVATGFIAHTLCSEIFVSGLDPQRDLAETIDAMPGASLLTWAMDFRADRARKDVTVSLFGIGRSHAIYRQGLGCTLEHGQGVADAALPPDDKQPALLSEIAGPDIVAPQSEGLAAALDRAFAEPAQPPYRRTRAIVVMKAGRIIAERYADGVGPETQLLGFSMTKSVISALTGILVRQGKLKLDGPAPIAAWQNPDDPRHAITVDQLLRHTAGIALGSSLQASLGSVLEPVNTMKYAKDDMASFAERAPLATAPGTAWNYHDGNFLILAHLLREVAGGKPSDALAFARRELFGPLGMRHVTLQLDASGTIEGSGEMLASARDWARFGQFYLNDGVAGGKRILPEGWVNYSATATPNAWVGIGAGFWTNQGDSFGANFRIEHGWPRDAFFAKGTIGQYTIVIPSEKLVIVRMGRSPNWPPEADGVFDLVRDVIAATREKGKLAGMN, encoded by the coding sequence GTGACCCGCCGCCGCAAAATCCTCCTCCTCAGCACTGCCATTGCCTGTACCGGCCTCGCCTTCGGTGCCGCGCGGGCGCGTGACGTGCCCAAGGTTGCCACCGGCTTCATCGCCCACACGCTCTGTTCGGAGATCTTCGTCTCCGGCCTCGATCCCCAGCGCGACCTCGCCGAAACCATCGATGCGATGCCGGGTGCGAGTCTTCTGACCTGGGCGATGGATTTTCGGGCCGATCGCGCCCGCAAGGATGTCACGGTGAGCCTGTTCGGCATCGGCCGCAGCCATGCCATCTATCGCCAGGGGCTCGGTTGCACGCTCGAGCACGGCCAGGGGGTCGCCGACGCCGCGTTGCCACCTGACGACAAGCAGCCGGCGTTGCTCTCTGAAATCGCCGGCCCTGATATCGTCGCCCCGCAAAGTGAAGGCCTGGCTGCCGCGCTCGACCGCGCCTTCGCCGAGCCCGCGCAGCCACCTTATCGGCGCACCCGCGCGATCGTCGTCATGAAGGCCGGCCGCATCATCGCCGAGCGCTACGCCGACGGTGTCGGGCCGGAGACCCAACTGCTCGGCTTCTCCATGACCAAGTCGGTGATCTCGGCGCTGACAGGCATTCTCGTGCGCCAGGGCAAGCTGAAGCTCGACGGACCCGCGCCAATTGCCGCCTGGCAAAATCCCGATGATCCGCGCCATGCCATCACTGTCGACCAGTTGCTGCGTCACACCGCCGGCATTGCGCTCGGAAGTTCGTTGCAGGCCTCGCTCGGCTCCGTGCTCGAACCGGTCAACACCATGAAATACGCCAAGGACGATATGGCGAGCTTTGCCGAACGCGCGCCGCTTGCGACGGCCCCAGGCACGGCATGGAATTATCACGACGGCAATTTCCTCATTCTTGCGCATCTGCTGCGTGAGGTCGCCGGCGGCAAGCCCAGCGATGCGCTTGCTTTCGCGCGCCGCGAATTGTTTGGCCCGCTTGGCATGCGCCACGTCACGCTCCAGCTCGATGCCTCAGGCACGATCGAGGGCTCCGGCGAGATGCTGGCCTCCGCGCGCGACTGGGCGCGCTTCGGCCAGTTCTACCTCAACGATGGCGTCGCCGGCGGCAAGCGCATCCTGCCCGAAGGTTGGGTGAACTATTCCGCGACGGCCACGCCAAATGCCTGGGTCGGCATCGGCGCCGGCTTCTGGACCAATCAGGGCGACAGCTTTGGCGCAAACTTCCGTATCGAGCACGGCTGGCCCCGCGATGCGTTCTTCGCCAAAGGCACGATCGGGCAGTACACCATCGTGATTCCGTCGGAGAAGCTGGTGATCGTGCGGATGGGCCGCTCGCCGAACTGGCCGCCGGAAGCCGACGGCGTGTTCGATCTGGTGCGGGATGTGATTGCGGCAACGCGCGAGAAGGGGAAGCTGGCGGGGATGAATTGA
- a CDS encoding MmgE/PrpD family protein: protein MAHETATLAAYVINLKYPDIPAQVLDRAKVLTLDFLGSAIRARSEAESTPSILKMLEALALDSKGRSTVFGDTKTWTPAVAALLNGALGHSLDFDDTHADSSLHPSAPVVPAAFAVGEMVGASGRDVLTAIVAGYEVCCRLGNALDPTSHYARGFHPTATAGTYGAAAAAGKLFGLSEKQIIAAFGVSGSQAAGSLQFLVNGAWNKRYQVGAAAMNGVIAATLARNDFVGSTESVEGKHGLLAGYTDDAHPDKAVAELGKTYETMKIGVKPYPSCRYTHAAIDALIAMRREHNLTPDQVKRVEIGLHRNGITLTGDAATKRHPRSIVGGQFSMFFTGALALDQGSFGWDDYRRLGDAAIDALADKFDVVQDDRLEIGRSHPFGARVSITTDDGVHERLYADPSGEPTSFPDTQAMQQKFLTLARPVLNARAEKFADAIMTLERFDRVAQATELGR, encoded by the coding sequence ATGGCCCACGAAACCGCAACGCTCGCCGCCTATGTCATCAATCTGAAATACCCGGATATTCCGGCACAGGTGCTCGATCGCGCCAAGGTGCTGACGCTGGACTTCCTCGGCAGCGCCATCCGGGCCCGCAGTGAGGCGGAATCGACCCCTTCGATCCTGAAGATGCTGGAGGCGCTCGCGCTCGACAGCAAGGGCCGCTCCACCGTGTTCGGCGATACCAAGACCTGGACGCCGGCGGTCGCCGCCCTCCTCAACGGCGCGCTCGGCCATTCCCTCGACTTCGATGATACGCACGCCGATTCCTCGCTGCATCCGAGCGCACCGGTGGTCCCGGCCGCCTTCGCCGTCGGCGAGATGGTCGGCGCCTCGGGCCGCGACGTGCTAACCGCGATCGTCGCGGGTTATGAAGTGTGCTGCCGGCTCGGCAACGCGCTCGATCCGACCTCGCATTATGCGCGCGGCTTCCATCCGACCGCGACCGCCGGCACCTATGGCGCGGCTGCGGCGGCCGGCAAGCTGTTCGGCCTCAGCGAGAAGCAGATCATCGCCGCGTTCGGCGTCTCCGGCAGCCAGGCCGCGGGCTCGCTGCAGTTTCTGGTCAACGGCGCCTGGAACAAGCGCTACCAAGTCGGCGCCGCCGCGATGAACGGCGTGATTGCCGCCACATTGGCGCGCAACGATTTCGTGGGATCGACGGAATCGGTCGAGGGCAAGCACGGCCTGCTCGCCGGCTACACCGACGATGCGCATCCGGACAAGGCGGTCGCCGAGCTCGGCAAGACCTACGAGACCATGAAGATCGGCGTCAAACCTTATCCGAGCTGCCGCTACACCCATGCCGCGATCGACGCGTTGATCGCGATGCGGCGCGAGCACAATCTGACGCCCGACCAGGTCAAGCGCGTCGAGATCGGCCTGCATCGCAACGGCATCACGCTGACCGGCGATGCCGCCACCAAGCGGCATCCGCGCTCGATCGTCGGCGGGCAGTTCTCGATGTTCTTCACCGGTGCCCTCGCCCTCGACCAGGGCTCGTTCGGCTGGGATGACTATCGCCGCCTCGGCGATGCCGCGATCGACGCGCTCGCCGACAAGTTCGACGTGGTGCAGGACGACCGGCTCGAGATCGGCCGCAGCCATCCGTTTGGCGCCCGCGTCAGCATCACGACGGATGACGGCGTGCATGAGCGGCTCTACGCCGATCCCTCGGGAGAGCCGACATCTTTCCCGGATACGCAGGCCATGCAGCAGAAATTTTTGACCCTGGCGCGCCCAGTGCTGAACGCGCGGGCGGAGAAATTTGCCGATGCGATCATGACGCTGGAGCGATTCGACCGCGTGGCGCAGGCGACGGAGTTGGGGAGATAG
- a CDS encoding FUSC family protein, whose translation MAFAGKVFDRLRSRRTQLGLAIRVTVAATAAYAIATALHLLLPLWAVLTSLIVTQMSVGRSLKATRDYMLGTIGGAIYGGAIAILIPYSSEAGLLGLLVLSVAPLAFIAAVNPSLSAATVTAVIVLLVPTMHHSDPMTSAIDRVSEVGVGAVTGLLVSFLVLPSRAVRQIRASAARLLELIADAFTELLAGLTRGRDNDALHRIQDGIGTAMVGMNAIGAEAERERAARLSSGPDTGPLLRTVLRLRHDVVMIGRSTVVPLPAEVQTRLAGPLMEVSTVIACFLRSAAAALREGAGAPPIHPVHVALQHYAEAVAAVRQDGLIRGQPADTAERFFALGFSLEQMHQNLCDLDRVVGEWSEASGGKPARVAE comes from the coding sequence ATGGCATTCGCAGGGAAGGTGTTCGATCGGCTCCGGTCGCGGCGGACGCAACTGGGGCTGGCGATCCGGGTCACGGTGGCCGCGACCGCGGCCTATGCGATCGCCACCGCGCTGCATCTGCTATTGCCACTCTGGGCGGTCCTGACTTCGCTGATCGTGACCCAGATGAGCGTCGGCCGCTCGCTGAAGGCGACGCGCGACTACATGCTCGGCACCATCGGCGGCGCGATCTATGGCGGCGCCATCGCGATCCTGATCCCCTATTCCAGCGAGGCCGGCCTGCTCGGCCTGCTGGTGCTCTCGGTCGCTCCGCTCGCGTTCATCGCCGCGGTCAATCCGAGCCTCAGCGCCGCCACGGTCACGGCCGTGATCGTGCTGCTGGTGCCGACCATGCATCATTCCGATCCCATGACCTCGGCGATCGATCGCGTCAGCGAGGTCGGCGTCGGGGCCGTTACCGGCCTGCTCGTCTCGTTCCTGGTGCTGCCCTCGCGCGCGGTGCGGCAGATCCGTGCCAGCGCAGCCAGGCTGCTCGAGCTGATCGCGGACGCTTTCACCGAGCTGCTCGCAGGCCTCACGCGCGGCCGCGACAACGACGCGCTGCACCGGATCCAGGACGGCATCGGCACCGCAATGGTCGGCATGAATGCCATCGGCGCCGAAGCCGAGCGTGAGCGCGCCGCGCGGCTGTCGAGCGGCCCCGATACCGGCCCGCTGCTGCGCACGGTGCTGCGGCTTCGCCATGACGTCGTGATGATCGGCCGCTCCACCGTGGTGCCGCTGCCGGCCGAAGTGCAGACGCGGCTTGCCGGGCCGCTGATGGAGGTCTCCACCGTGATCGCATGCTTCCTGCGTTCGGCCGCCGCGGCGTTGCGCGAGGGCGCGGGCGCGCCGCCGATCCATCCCGTCCACGTCGCGCTCCAGCACTACGCGGAGGCGGTCGCCGCCGTGCGCCAGGACGGCCTGATCCGCGGCCAGCCCGCCGACACAGCCGAACGCTTCTTCGCGCTCGGGTTCTCGCTGGAGCAGATGCACCAGAATCTCTGCGATCTCGACCGCGTGGTGGGCGAATGGTCGGAGGCGTCGGGGGGCAAGCCTGCGCGTGTGGCGGAGTGA